In Vibrio hippocampi, the following are encoded in one genomic region:
- a CDS encoding fimbrial protein — protein MKNKLLVSASAVAIMLGSLSVQANTGTVYFYGAVTDATCDLTPVQDGVESDRIDLGTMAPSDLMAPAVNFTIEPKSGGTCDALTGMDAEIDWVFGSNGLGDKGLANTTGSATGVHIGLAYGATAISQNTGVVSLGTVPATGFAPEFTAQMLNTSGDDGNGDPVVNATAGSVKSDVSFAVIYK, from the coding sequence ATGAAAAATAAATTACTCGTTAGTGCTAGTGCGGTCGCGATTATGCTTGGCAGTCTGTCAGTTCAAGCAAATACAGGTACTGTCTATTTTTACGGCGCAGTAACTGATGCGACTTGTGACCTTACCCCTGTTCAAGACGGTGTTGAGTCGGACAGAATCGACCTAGGCACTATGGCACCTTCCGATCTTATGGCACCAGCTGTGAACTTTACCATTGAGCCAAAATCAGGTGGTACTTGTGACGCACTTACAGGAATGGATGCAGAGATTGATTGGGTATTTGGTTCAAATGGTTTAGGTGACAAAGGTCTAGCGAATACGACAGGCAGCGCAACAGGCGTACACATTGGTCTTGCTTACGGCGCGACAGCAATTAGTCAAAACACTGGTGTTGTTTCATTAGGCACTGTACCAGCGACTGGATTCGCACCTGAATTCACAGCTCAAATGCTCAATACATCGGGTGATGATGGCAATGGTGATCCTGTTGTAAACGCAACAGCAGGTAGCGTTAAGAGTGACGTCTCCTTTGCGGTTATTTATAAATAA
- a CDS encoding fimbrial protein, whose protein sequence is MNIQYQLMNSNQTGAAPVHKYIASLSLFIVFIISLAWSTKPQASYNTAFSQAQVAALEIGQCIYETEPSFTPSLFTGTLTAQQNIMGTVLNTISYTKAGGEVNTGLVFCRCYGQTNPDYLHFRANVPYPRTTVTFPDGTTDSGFFQINPYIALKVEIDLITAGTTASAVTKNILDVQSTKHTNYKTTDHLCKPGQNLGFAGDAATRWYQGFQPFQVETAMTGEVTIALLKPVINQITMTNQPIATIYATVSEHVDPITVNNPNDYWMQLSIDIDVDALSHTCVPEVENHVVQLLPTRGNNFDHAGAIPNNYSATSFDLTYVCDFKADNSVKMALFATPANSNYPHVIKANYRAGSSHNDNLGVVVKQRNGTGTILNPTTMNEVNHDIYSNVGVAQEQYTFELEAYPTKTTNDEVIVGEYEASATIQLSFD, encoded by the coding sequence ATGAATATACAGTATCAATTAATGAATAGTAACCAAACAGGTGCTGCCCCCGTGCACAAATATATTGCTAGCCTTAGTTTGTTCATCGTGTTCATCATCAGCCTTGCATGGTCAACAAAACCCCAAGCATCTTATAACACCGCCTTTAGCCAAGCACAGGTTGCAGCGTTGGAAATTGGTCAGTGTATCTACGAGACAGAGCCTTCTTTTACCCCTTCTCTATTTACTGGAACGCTAACAGCACAACAAAATATCATGGGTACTGTTCTTAATACTATTAGCTACACCAAAGCGGGAGGAGAGGTTAACACCGGATTAGTATTCTGCCGTTGTTATGGGCAAACCAACCCAGACTATCTCCATTTTCGTGCCAATGTGCCATACCCACGAACGACCGTGACATTTCCTGATGGCACTACAGATTCAGGTTTTTTCCAAATTAACCCCTACATCGCCCTTAAAGTAGAGATTGACTTAATTACAGCAGGAACAACTGCGAGCGCGGTAACCAAGAATATCCTAGATGTGCAATCCACAAAACATACAAACTACAAAACCACCGACCATCTTTGCAAACCGGGGCAAAATCTAGGCTTTGCAGGCGATGCTGCGACTCGCTGGTATCAAGGATTCCAGCCTTTCCAGGTTGAGACCGCAATGACAGGTGAAGTGACGATTGCCCTACTTAAGCCCGTCATCAACCAAATCACCATGACTAATCAGCCCATTGCCACCATCTACGCTACGGTATCGGAACATGTCGATCCTATTACGGTAAATAACCCCAATGATTATTGGATGCAACTGTCAATTGACATCGATGTTGATGCGCTTAGTCATACGTGTGTACCGGAGGTCGAAAACCATGTTGTTCAACTCCTACCAACTAGGGGCAATAACTTTGACCACGCTGGAGCCATACCAAATAACTACTCCGCAACCTCATTCGACTTAACTTATGTATGTGACTTTAAAGCTGACAACTCAGTTAAAATGGCTTTGTTTGCCACACCTGCCAATAGCAACTATCCGCATGTTATTAAAGCCAACTATCGCGCAGGCAGTAGTCACAATGACAATCTAGGCGTTGTGGTCAAGCAGCGCAATGGGACTGGTACGATTCTTAATCCAACGACGATGAATGAAGTCAATCACGATATTTACTCCAATGTAGGTGTAGCCCAAGAACAATATACCTTTGAATTGGAAGCCTACCCGACTAAAACCACCAATGATGAGGTCATCGTTGGTGAGTATGAGGCTTCAGCAACCATTCAGCTGTCGTTTGATTAA
- a CDS encoding fimbria/pilus outer membrane usher protein has product MRALLLLIVYPFALSVLANNEKLTSESDVNTINIAKIDLANHSSGLNLNFIRGVNQVDPSLFNRLSNKSIPEVEDYYQVYINSTPVFEGITKLNIISQALCVDPKWLEKANVNYALMKEWYNSVHKCYAIEEIGYSTVEYKPERSSVYISIPQLYLNNNRNRDVKYDYGEPGFKLDYQFNWYKNSDRDAVAYGSAKTQLNLGPWVLLNRLSAHTDNTNIESTSTQLYRSLYSHNSELYAGTLYAQPSTFNSFEFYGLTLQTDSSIRDWTQNIYAPVLTGVAQTTARLSVYQNDLLLTEVTVSPGPFEFTNYIPNGNGDIKLVITEDNGETQTKIYPMTTLPDMIRPGISSYAFSIGSKKNLDFNDSLFLNMNYEIGLDDLGLTSSGLLNKNYQAIGLGITKSLGEIGAISLKNRVSNAYNHRQDSWLNGLSLSLQYAKRVNSVTDLRIVGYHYNDKHYVDFSNYTPSYSFDNTRNKNRYELVVNNHFDLFSLNATGWTQDYWGSGHRDTGYDLTLSSHWGSISYSLALSRQENQYSNDNSISFNLGMPLGVRQFLSNSFYYTDSTESFVNNLNFSHQLDDKTSYGLSATSTQEEALQTATARASYRGDLATVSGTVSKTQDRHTVSASIAGSMVGLWNDKSVTLTNNRGTTVAVADIEAIKDVKVNSRTSTNSSGHAVITLSANRPNKVTVNTSDIEETIELDNSIQRLVPTKYSIHHLQYPYTKVERYMFKLVDQHNQAIPFGTQLLTESGKYMTFVANNGLVQFSLTAENKVSTLTSSHANQSCQFELSTLTPYQYGEPIQNVYCK; this is encoded by the coding sequence ATGCGAGCATTGCTGTTATTGATTGTCTATCCCTTTGCCTTATCTGTATTGGCAAATAACGAAAAGTTGACAAGTGAATCTGATGTCAACACCATCAATATCGCTAAAATAGATCTCGCTAATCATAGTTCGGGTTTAAATCTCAACTTTATTCGCGGTGTCAATCAGGTTGACCCGTCATTATTTAATCGACTTAGCAACAAATCAATTCCAGAGGTCGAAGATTATTACCAAGTCTATATTAATAGCACTCCTGTTTTTGAAGGCATCACGAAACTAAACATTATTAGCCAGGCCCTGTGTGTAGACCCAAAGTGGTTAGAAAAAGCCAACGTCAATTACGCACTAATGAAGGAGTGGTACAATAGTGTTCACAAGTGCTATGCGATAGAAGAAATCGGCTACTCAACTGTCGAGTATAAGCCAGAACGCAGCTCTGTATATATTTCTATTCCTCAACTATACCTCAATAATAATCGAAATCGTGATGTAAAATATGATTATGGTGAGCCAGGTTTTAAACTGGATTATCAATTCAATTGGTATAAAAATAGTGACCGAGATGCTGTCGCCTATGGCAGCGCAAAAACCCAATTAAATTTAGGTCCTTGGGTTCTGCTTAATCGATTGTCTGCTCATACAGACAACACCAATATCGAAAGTACCTCCACCCAGCTTTATCGTTCATTGTATTCACACAACAGTGAATTATATGCAGGTACTTTGTACGCTCAACCTTCTACGTTTAACAGTTTTGAGTTCTACGGTCTGACACTACAAACGGATAGCAGCATTAGAGACTGGACACAAAACATCTATGCGCCAGTGCTGACCGGAGTAGCACAAACCACCGCTCGTTTAAGTGTCTACCAAAATGATCTCTTGCTGACTGAAGTGACAGTCTCTCCCGGTCCGTTTGAATTCACCAATTACATACCCAACGGCAACGGCGATATTAAACTTGTGATCACCGAGGACAACGGCGAAACTCAAACTAAAATCTACCCAATGACAACCCTGCCCGACATGATTCGCCCCGGCATCAGCAGTTATGCATTCTCTATCGGTTCAAAAAAGAACCTAGATTTTAACGACTCTCTATTTCTCAATATGAACTATGAAATTGGTTTAGATGATTTGGGCTTGACCAGTAGCGGACTGCTTAATAAAAACTATCAAGCGATAGGGCTAGGCATCACCAAATCGTTGGGAGAAATCGGGGCTATCTCATTAAAAAACCGTGTTTCCAACGCCTACAACCACCGTCAAGATTCGTGGCTAAACGGTCTATCTCTGTCGTTACAATACGCAAAAAGAGTCAATTCGGTTACTGACTTGCGTATTGTGGGTTATCACTACAACGATAAGCACTATGTTGACTTCAGTAACTATACCCCTAGCTACTCCTTTGACAATACGCGCAATAAAAACCGCTATGAGCTGGTCGTCAACAATCACTTTGACCTATTTTCCTTAAATGCGACAGGATGGACTCAAGACTACTGGGGTAGCGGTCATCGCGATACTGGTTATGACCTAACACTCAGCTCACATTGGGGCAGCATATCGTATTCACTGGCGTTATCGAGACAAGAAAACCAGTATAGTAACGACAACAGCATCTCATTTAACTTGGGTATGCCTTTAGGCGTTCGCCAGTTCTTGTCCAATAGTTTTTATTACACCGACAGTACAGAATCCTTTGTCAACAACCTGAATTTCTCGCATCAGCTTGACGATAAAACCAGTTATGGATTGAGTGCCACGAGTACTCAAGAGGAAGCTCTACAAACGGCGACGGCGAGAGCCAGTTATCGAGGTGACCTTGCAACCGTGAGTGGTACGGTGAGCAAAACCCAAGACCGCCATACTGTCTCTGCGAGTATCGCCGGATCGATGGTCGGATTATGGAATGACAAGAGCGTCACACTTACCAACAACCGAGGCACGACGGTCGCCGTCGCCGATATTGAAGCAATCAAAGACGTAAAAGTTAACTCACGCACCTCAACCAACAGCAGTGGTCATGCCGTGATTACCCTGTCGGCGAACCGACCCAATAAAGTCACCGTCAACACCAGTGACATTGAAGAAACGATTGAGTTAGACAACAGTATTCAGCGTCTAGTACCGACTAAATACTCCATACACCATTTGCAGTACCCATACACTAAAGTTGAACGTTATATGTTCAAGCTTGTTGATCAACACAATCAAGCGATTCCTTTTGGTACGCAATTGCTGACGGAGTCTGGAAAGTATATGACTTTTGTTGCCAACAATGGCTTGGTGCAATTCAGCTTAACCGCAGAAAATAAAGTCTCAACGTTAACCAGCAGTCATGCTAATCAGAGCTGTCAATTCGAACTCAGCACCCTCACCCCATACCAATATGGAGAACCGATCCAAAATGTCTATTGTAAGTAA
- a CDS encoding outer membrane beta-barrel protein gives MLLMLTFFVSTNLLASELAVDSQDNIDDAMFDIEEDKVTLDPKKWRYITQLKIGKSDVANQKYGGDYGSSVGFRFGAALSKQLVVGLEYNNTDVVDSARHSLSYMGPNITYHHWLNDAVSAYVGTGVGVKLTDNFSQDSEQETIRDAFPYLDIGFHYQLSERWRIGAGYRNAFRVTQANDSLNDVYMSLSFITAVNQPEPSPVIVPAPCPVCEEAPIPEPERELMTLAISYFDLNESQLPPIEEQKVNSIIRTIDSENGIEKVRANVNTDGSGIAESNEILSEQRGNYTHELIKRATTLDDDDIIIHTQVNDHSERFSRCMLIETGQKRADCLQQDRKLELILYPQE, from the coding sequence ATGTTACTTATGTTAACATTTTTTGTTAGCACCAATTTGCTTGCGTCGGAATTAGCGGTTGATAGCCAAGATAATATTGACGATGCGATGTTTGATATTGAAGAGGATAAAGTGACTTTAGATCCGAAAAAATGGCGCTATATCACTCAACTAAAAATTGGTAAATCTGATGTGGCTAATCAGAAATATGGTGGTGACTACGGCAGTAGTGTCGGTTTTCGTTTTGGCGCAGCGTTATCCAAGCAGTTAGTGGTGGGTCTTGAATATAATAATACCGATGTTGTGGATTCGGCACGCCACAGTTTGAGCTATATGGGACCAAACATCACCTATCATCACTGGTTAAATGATGCCGTCAGTGCTTATGTTGGTACTGGGGTCGGCGTTAAGTTAACGGATAATTTTTCCCAAGATTCTGAACAAGAAACAATACGTGATGCTTTTCCCTATTTAGATATTGGTTTTCATTATCAATTATCTGAGCGTTGGCGTATTGGTGCGGGCTATCGAAATGCGTTTCGAGTCACTCAAGCGAATGACTCCTTAAATGATGTTTATATGTCATTGAGCTTTATTACAGCGGTGAATCAGCCAGAACCTAGCCCAGTTATTGTCCCAGCGCCATGTCCTGTTTGTGAGGAGGCTCCAATCCCAGAGCCAGAACGAGAACTGATGACCTTGGCTATTTCTTATTTCGATTTGAATGAAAGCCAACTGCCGCCAATCGAAGAGCAAAAAGTTAACAGCATCATTCGTACCATAGACAGTGAAAATGGCATAGAAAAAGTACGAGCCAATGTAAACACTGATGGCTCTGGTATTGCTGAGTCCAATGAAATCCTCTCCGAGCAAAGAGGAAACTATACACATGAACTCATAAAACGTGCCACGACTCTCGATGATGATGACATCATTATTCATACCCAAGTCAATGACCACTCCGAACGATTCTCTCGCTGCATGTTAATTGAAACAGGTCAGAAAAGAGCGGACTGCCTGCAACAAGATAGAAAATTAGAACTAATTCTTTACCCCCAAGAATAA
- a CDS encoding nitroreductase family protein, giving the protein MHDIIKDLNFRYTVKQYDSSKRITSEKIAIIKEAIRMSASSINSQPWKFILLESEEAKQRFHDTFAIKFQFNQHHALEASHVILFAYDPKFTKERYGHCVDIEVESGHLPADMYDNMLNGGYSFAELNTDEDGFNGHWTKAQLYLALGNALHTLARLEIGSTPMEGVDAELISKEFEQELDGYVCEVALAMGYPKQEEDYNHGLPKARLPIDEIFIEL; this is encoded by the coding sequence ATGCACGACATCATCAAAGATCTTAACTTTCGCTATACCGTTAAACAGTACGACTCAAGCAAGCGCATCACCTCAGAGAAAATCGCCATCATTAAAGAAGCGATACGCATGTCTGCTTCCTCCATTAACTCTCAGCCTTGGAAATTTATCCTGTTAGAAAGTGAGGAGGCGAAGCAGCGATTTCATGACACCTTTGCGATTAAATTTCAGTTTAATCAACACCATGCACTCGAAGCTTCGCATGTTATTTTGTTTGCCTATGATCCCAAGTTTACTAAAGAGCGATACGGGCACTGTGTGGATATTGAGGTCGAGTCTGGTCACTTACCTGCCGATATGTACGACAACATGCTGAACGGCGGCTACTCATTCGCTGAGCTCAATACCGATGAGGATGGCTTTAATGGTCACTGGACCAAAGCACAACTCTATTTGGCGCTGGGTAATGCGCTGCACACCCTAGCGCGTCTTGAAATAGGTTCGACACCGATGGAAGGCGTAGATGCAGAATTGATTAGCAAAGAGTTCGAACAAGAACTGGACGGCTACGTTTGTGAGGTCGCCTTGGCGATGGGCTATCCAAAACAAGAAGAAGACTACAACCACGGCTTACCGAAAGCCCGTCTTCCTATTGATGAGATATTTATTGAGTTATAA
- a CDS encoding fimbria/pilus periplasmic chaperone, with protein MSIVSKLLTLLLFIPLPLWAAFSLDGTRFVYHETAKSMEVQVTNSEERDYGGQVWVENYTHSAQESYFAIYPALFKIGGQSVQQVKFINIAPLSKDQESLFYINVQEIPPIASDNQMNNAIAIAITTKVKLFYRPESLKKDRPSAEKNITARRTAKGIVLENPTPYYFAVTKVHQLPDLPKATMDNLAIFSPQSEVILPVSQQTQLKELSFLAINDYGGRNEYTVSINE; from the coding sequence ATGTCTATTGTAAGTAAACTACTGACCCTACTGCTATTTATACCCTTGCCGTTATGGGCCGCATTCAGTCTTGATGGGACTCGTTTTGTTTATCATGAAACGGCAAAGAGTATGGAGGTGCAAGTCACCAATAGTGAAGAAAGAGATTACGGCGGTCAGGTTTGGGTCGAAAACTATACTCATTCGGCGCAGGAGAGTTATTTCGCCATTTACCCCGCCTTGTTCAAAATCGGTGGTCAATCTGTTCAGCAGGTGAAGTTTATCAACATTGCCCCTTTGTCTAAGGATCAAGAGTCACTGTTTTATATCAATGTGCAAGAAATCCCTCCGATAGCCAGTGATAACCAGATGAACAACGCTATTGCCATTGCCATCACTACCAAGGTAAAGCTGTTTTATCGTCCAGAAAGCCTGAAGAAAGACAGACCTTCGGCTGAAAAAAACATCACGGCTAGACGTACAGCAAAAGGCATCGTTCTTGAAAACCCAACGCCATACTATTTTGCCGTAACAAAGGTCCATCAATTACCTGACTTACCCAAAGCGACAATGGATAATTTGGCGATTTTTTCACCTCAATCTGAGGTGATACTGCCGGTATCCCAGCAGACGCAACTTAAGGAATTAAGCTTCTTAGCGATCAACGACTATGGTGGCCGAAATGAATATACAGTATCAATTAATGAATAG